One segment of Neobacillus endophyticus DNA contains the following:
- a CDS encoding tetratricopeptide repeat protein: MRITKLTMVSAILPFVLLAGCSSNQSDKQQSKSAMQEEKASKTSKASPYMGKENQKKLEATAAAEGKSADAQIEAARSAYLNGNYDKAASYYQKAIKIDPKSYLAYNNLGNIYFRSYNKPKDAIPYYQKATELNPAYSFGWLNLALAQKAVGDTKAAQTTVNTALKKVAKTDSNYKQIQNVLNSK, translated from the coding sequence ATGAGAATTACCAAGCTGACAATGGTTAGCGCCATCCTTCCATTTGTTCTCCTGGCAGGTTGTTCAAGCAATCAGTCTGATAAACAGCAATCTAAATCTGCTATGCAAGAAGAAAAGGCATCTAAAACAAGTAAGGCAAGTCCCTACATGGGGAAAGAGAATCAAAAGAAATTAGAGGCGACAGCAGCGGCTGAAGGGAAAAGTGCGGATGCTCAAATAGAGGCAGCGAGAAGCGCCTATCTTAATGGTAATTACGACAAAGCAGCATCTTACTATCAAAAGGCCATTAAAATTGACCCGAAAAGTTACCTTGCTTATAACAATTTAGGCAATATCTATTTTAGAAGTTATAACAAGCCGAAAGATGCGATTCCATACTATCAAAAGGCTACTGAATTAAATCCTGCTTATTCTTTTGGCTGGTTGAACTTGGCGCTTGCGCAGAAGGCAGTAGGCGATACAAAGGCTGCCCAAACCACTGTTAATACTGCACTTAAAAAAGTGGCGAAAACAGATTCAAATTATAAGCAGATTCAAAATGTGTTAAATTCGAAGTAA